A window of the Erpetoichthys calabaricus chromosome 10, fErpCal1.3, whole genome shotgun sequence genome harbors these coding sequences:
- the LOC114659789 gene encoding hippocampus abundant transcript 1 protein has protein sequence MTQGKKKKRPNRSVLLAKKIVIKDGGTPQGIGSPSVYHAVIVIFLEFFAWGLLTAPTLVVLHETFPKHTFLMNGLIQGVKGLLSFLSAPLIGALSDVWGRKSFLLLTVFFTCAPIPLMKISPWWYFAVISVSGVFAVTFSVVFAYVADITQEHERSMAYGLVSATFAASLVTSPAIGAYLGKMYGDSLVVVLATAIAVLDICFILVAVPESLPEKMRPASWGAPISWEQADPFASLKKVGQDSTVLLICITVFLSYLPEAGQYSSFFLYLRQLMGFSPESVAAFIAVLGLLSVIAQTIVLSLLMRSIGNKNTILLGLGFQILQLAWYGFGSEPWMMWAAGAVTAMSSITFPAVSALVSRNADPDQQGVVQGMITGIRGLCTGLGPALYGFIFYIFHVELNELSVADDDTGEHLSTEFHNQQSSIVPGPPFLFGACTVLLALLVALFIPEHSSMTLRSSSWKKHSAAHGHPHSPQAPGEAKEPLLQDTNV, from the exons ATGACCCAAGGCAAGAAGAAGAAGCGGCCGAATCGTAGCGTGCTGCTGGCCAAGAAGATCGTCATCAAGGACGGGGGCACG CCACAAGGCATCGGATCGCCCAGTGTATATCATGCTGTGATCGTCATCTTCTTGGAGTTCTTTGCATGGGGACTTCTGACCGCTCCAACCTTAGTG GTGTTGCACGAGACCTTCCCAAAGCACACATTTCTAATGAATGGCTTGATTCAAGGTGTCAAG GGTTTACTGTCGTTTCTCAGCGCCCCGCTGATTGGTGCCCTCTCAGATGTGTGGGGGAGGAAGTCTTTTTTGCTGCTTACTGTATTCTTCACTTGTGCTCCCATTCCACTTATGAAGATTAGTCCTTG GTGGTATTTTGCCGTTATCTCTGTGTCTGGGGTGTTTGCTGTCACCTTCTCTGTGGTATTTGCTTATGTGGCAGATATAACCCAGGAACATGAGCGAAGCATGGCCTATGGACTG GTATCTGCAACATTTGCAGCCAGTCTGGTTACCAGCCCTGCTATCGGTGCTTACCTCGGCAAGATGTATGGTGACAGCCTGGTAGTTGTGTTGGCCACAGCCATAGCAGTGTTAGACATCTGTTTCATCTTGGTGGCCGTGCCGGAATCTTTGCCTGAGAAGATGAGGCCAGCATCCTGGGGGGCACCCATATCATGGGAGCAAGCGGATCCTTTTGCT TCCCTTAAGAAAGTGGGCCAGGACTCCACAGTGCTGCTCATCTGCATAACAGTTTTTCTATCCTACCTCCCCGAAGCCGGACAGTATTCCAGTTTCTTTCTGTACTTAAGACAG CTTATGGGATTTTCACCGGAGAGTGTTGCGGCATTCATAGCTGTGCTGGGCCTGCTGTCTGTCATTGCACAA ACAATAGTTCTGAGTTTACTAATGCGCTCTATTGGGAACAAGAACACTATCCTTCTGGGCCTTGGTTTCCAGATTCTCCAGCTTGCCTGGTATGGCTTTGGCTCAGAGCCCTG GATGATGTGGGCAGCGGGTGCAGTTACGGCCATGTCCAGCATTACATTCCCAGCAGTTAGTGCTTTAGTGTCAAGGAATGCAGACCCTGACCAGCAAG GTGTAGTTCAGGGGATGATCACTGGCATTCGTGGGCTGTGCACCGGTTTGGGCCCTGCCCTGTACGGCTTCATTTTCTACATATTTCACGTAGAACTAAATGAGCTGTCAGTAGCGGATGACGATACTGGTGAACATCTCTCCACCGAGTTTCACAACCAACAG AGCTCCATTGTCCCTGGTCCGCCCTTCCTGTTCGGAGCGTGTACCGTGCTGCTGGCCCTGCTGGTTGCCTTGTTCATCCCTGAGCACAGCAGCATGACCTTGAGGAGCAGCAGCTGGAAGAAGCACTCGGCAGCTCATGGCCACCCTCACAGCCCACAGGCCCCAGGGGAGGCCAAGGAACCTTTATTACAGGACACCAATGTATGA